A portion of the Lolium rigidum isolate FL_2022 chromosome 1, APGP_CSIRO_Lrig_0.1, whole genome shotgun sequence genome contains these proteins:
- the LOC124672011 gene encoding NADH:quinone reductase-like, which yields MGWKGILGFDYGVVQAPLGPDISGPELAAAVANAGGIGLLRLPDWPAPDHVRELIRRTRSLTERPFGAAVVLPFPHEENLRVVLEEKLAVLQVYWGEFPKERVDEAHRAGVKVLHQIGTIEEALKAKEAGVDGIIVQGREAGGHVIGQEGLLPLLPRVVDLVSDSATLVIAAGGVVDGRGYAATLALGAHAVCLGTRFVATEESFAHPLYKKTLIEMNCTDYTNVFGRARWPDAPQRVLKTPFYIEWKNLPDHETEETQPIIGHSIIHGVHKDVRRFAGTVPNATTTGDIDSMAMYAGQGVGLIREIIPAGEVVKRLVAEAQRVIGEKLSDSPKSLK from the exons ATGGGGTGGAAGGGCATCCTGGGCTTCGACTACGGCGTCGTGCAGGCGCCGCTCGGCCCCGACATCTCCGGcccggagctcgccgccgccgtcgccaacgcCGGCGGCAtaggcctcctccgcctccccgaCTGG CCGGCGCCGGATCACGTCAGGGAGCTCATACGGAGGACGAGGAGCCTGACCGAGAGGCCGTTCGGGGCGGCCGTCGTGCTGCCCTTCCCGCACGAGGAGAACCTGAGGGTCGTGCTGGAGGAGAAGCTCGCCGTGCTGCAGGTGTACTGGGGCGAGTTCCCAAAGGAGCGGGTTGACGAGGCCCATCGCGCCGGCGTCAAGGTCTTGCATCAG ATTGGTACCATTGAGGAGGCACTGAAAGCTAAGGAAGCTGGTGTAGATGGAATTATTGTTCAAGGCCGTGAAGCAGGGGGGCATGTGATTGGTCAA GAGGGTCTGCTACCATTGCTGCCGAGAGTAGTGGATCTCGTTTCAGATAGTGCTACTCTGGTTATAGCGGCTGGTGGAGTTGTAGATGGCCGTGGCTATGCTGCCACATTGGCACTTGGTGCTCATGCTGTTTGCTTAGGAACTAG GTTTGTAGCTACCGAGGAAAGCTTTGCACATCCTCTGTATAAGAAAACGCTAATCGAGATGAACTGCACGGACTATACAAATGTATTCGGGCGTGCTAGATGGCCTGATGCTCCACAACGTGTCCTGAAGACACCCTTCTACATTGAGTGGAAGAATCTCCCAGATCATGAAACAGAGGAAACTCAGCCTATTATAGGCCACTCTATCATCCATGGTGTG CACAAGGATGTACGTCGGTTTGCCGGTACTGTCCCGAACGCTACAACCACCGGCGACATCGATAGCATGGCCATGTATGCTGGCCAGGGCGTTGGACTAATCAGGGAGATCATACCAGCAGGCGAAGTTGTCAAAAGGCTAGTTGCTGAAGCACAGCGTGTCATCGGGGAGAAGCTTTCTGATTCCCCCAAATCATTGAAGTAG